A stretch of the Actinomycetota bacterium genome encodes the following:
- a CDS encoding NAD(P)/FAD-dependent oxidoreductase, whose protein sequence is MANVYDAIVIGGGHNGLISAGFFAKNGAKTVVLEARNKTGGAADTSAPFPDNPDINVTTYSYVMSLMPPTIIRELNLEQHGYNVTPFGPYYQAYPDGRSIKVYADDAKKSYESISQFSKKDADTLPEWEQWLKGVADVLGPLLLNVPPKVGSMQFGDLLDQARTGWKMRKLGVRGVADVTRLFTMSVSDLLNDWFESDEIKGMLAVNGVIGTWAGPDEPGTAYVMLHHSIGDVGDGHLGSWGFQQGGMGGVSDACRRAAESFGAEIRTEAKVKKILVQNGRSVGVVLENGDELRAPVVVTTIHPQLSFLELLDRHELPADFVQDIERWKTRSGVVKINVALSELPDFTADPGKDLQDHHTGSVELCFSPGYAEEAFQDAHMGRKGATRPFVDGTIPTSLDKELAPEGVHIFSMFSQWVPDDWNTEPHRDELEAYADRAIDMYTSLAPNFKGAVIDRQVIGPYDMEQDLGLIGGNIFHGELSVEQLFHMRPAPGYADFRTPIKGLYHGSSATHGGGGVCGIPGWQAFRQAKKDRMVKSGT, encoded by the coding sequence ATGGCGAACGTGTACGACGCGATCGTGATCGGCGGCGGGCACAACGGGTTGATAAGCGCGGGATTCTTCGCCAAGAACGGTGCGAAGACCGTCGTCCTCGAGGCCCGGAACAAGACCGGCGGCGCGGCCGACACGAGCGCTCCGTTCCCCGATAACCCGGACATCAACGTCACGACCTACTCCTACGTCATGTCCTTGATGCCCCCCACGATCATCCGGGAGCTCAACCTGGAGCAGCACGGCTACAACGTCACGCCGTTCGGCCCGTACTACCAGGCCTACCCGGACGGTCGTTCGATCAAGGTCTACGCGGACGACGCGAAGAAGAGCTACGAGTCGATCTCCCAGTTCTCCAAGAAGGATGCCGACACCCTGCCCGAGTGGGAGCAGTGGCTGAAGGGCGTCGCGGACGTGCTCGGTCCGCTCCTGCTCAACGTGCCGCCCAAGGTCGGCTCGATGCAGTTCGGCGACCTCCTCGACCAGGCGCGGACGGGCTGGAAGATGCGCAAGCTCGGGGTCCGCGGTGTGGCGGACGTCACCCGCCTGTTCACGATGAGTGTCTCGGACCTGTTGAACGACTGGTTCGAGTCCGATGAGATCAAGGGCATGCTCGCGGTCAACGGTGTGATCGGGACCTGGGCGGGGCCGGACGAGCCCGGCACAGCCTACGTGATGCTCCATCACTCGATCGGCGACGTCGGCGACGGGCACCTGGGGTCGTGGGGGTTCCAACAAGGGGGCATGGGCGGCGTGTCCGACGCCTGCCGACGTGCGGCGGAGTCGTTCGGCGCGGAGATCCGCACCGAAGCCAAGGTCAAGAAGATCCTCGTGCAGAACGGGCGCTCGGTCGGTGTGGTGCTCGAGAACGGCGACGAGCTGCGAGCGCCGGTCGTCGTCACGACGATCCACCCGCAGCTGTCGTTCCTCGAGCTGCTCGACCGTCACGAGCTGCCCGCGGACTTCGTCCAGGACATCGAACGGTGGAAGACGCGCTCTGGTGTGGTGAAGATCAACGTGGCGCTCTCCGAGCTCCCCGACTTCACCGCCGACCCCGGTAAGGACCTCCAGGACCATCACACGGGTTCGGTCGAGCTGTGCTTCTCGCCGGGCTACGCGGAGGAGGCGTTCCAGGACGCCCACATGGGGCGCAAGGGAGCGACGCGCCCCTTCGTCGACGGAACGATCCCGACGTCGCTCGACAAGGAGCTGGCCCCCGAGGGCGTGCACATCTTCTCGATGTTCAGCCAGTGGGTGCCCGACGACTGGAACACCGAGCCGCATCGCGACGAGCTCGAGGCCTACGCCGACCGCGCGATCGACATGTACACCTCGCTCGCGCCGAACTTCAAGGGTGCGGTGATCGACCGTCAGGTGATCGGGCCATACGACATGGAACAGGATCTCGGGTTGATCGGCGGGAACATCTTCCACGGCGAGCTGTCGGTCGAGCAGCTGTTCCACATGCGTCCGGCACCGGGCTACGCGGACTTCCGCACGCCGATCAAGGGGCTGTACCACGGCTCGTCGGCGACCCACGGCGGGGGAGGTGTCTGCGGGATCCCCGGCTGGCAGGCGTTCCGACAGGCCAAGAAGGACCGGATGGTGAAGTCCGGCACCTGA
- a CDS encoding TetR/AcrR family transcriptional regulator: MASNRQKPTKDRHTEILDAAAKVITDRGLAETRISDIAERAGVSPGLILYYFESKDRLLSDALTHVNDRYYLQMSRELRRIDSAREQLERLIGLSVPGLLPEFDRLEEWALWIEVWVRALRDPEMAKEREVLDRRWRDAISDIIRHGQQAGEFPAEGDADELALRLSCMMDGLAIQVIMNDSAVPPDRMKRTCMEVAANEIGVAFDRAEAP, from the coding sequence GTGGCCAGCAACCGGCAGAAGCCAACGAAGGACCGGCACACCGAGATCCTCGATGCCGCGGCGAAGGTGATCACCGACCGCGGTCTGGCCGAGACACGGATCTCCGACATCGCCGAGCGCGCCGGTGTGTCGCCCGGCCTGATCCTCTACTACTTCGAGTCGAAGGATCGCCTGCTCTCGGACGCGCTCACGCACGTGAACGATCGCTACTACCTGCAGATGTCTCGCGAGCTGCGTCGGATCGACTCGGCCCGCGAGCAGCTCGAGCGTCTGATCGGCCTGTCGGTGCCGGGGCTGCTCCCCGAGTTCGACCGGCTCGAGGAGTGGGCCCTCTGGATCGAGGTCTGGGTCCGGGCCCTGCGCGACCCGGAGATGGCCAAGGAGCGGGAGGTCCTCGACCGCCGCTGGCGGGACGCGATCAGCGACATCATCCGCCACGGGCAACAAGCCGGAGAGTTCCCGGCCGAAGGAGATGCCGATGAGCTCGCCCTGCGACTAAGCTGCATGATGGACGGGCTGGCCATCCAAGTGATCATGAACGACTCGGCCGTTCCGCCCGACCGTATGAAGCGCACCTGCATGGAGGTCGCTGCAAACGAGATCGGAGTCGCCTTCGATCGCGCCGAGGCTCCCTGA
- a CDS encoding serine/threonine-protein kinase yields MVTQQHTIGGRYELGALIARGAGVDVYEARDLQLDRDVAVRVLHADVAADPTQQQRLRAGTRRAARLLHPNVVTTFDGGIADGQTFLITERVRGSSLAELLHGSPMPRDELLRLGLDVLAGLEAGHDGGIVHGDLGPHSVMRSTDDARWKISGFESAGVPDSMSTPAAGTSFRAPELEVTGPTRRSDLYSVGAILFTAAIGRGGGERSEGETASIRQLRPDIDPHLADVIERAMAPEPEARFDTAGLMSDALRASKRALARSAPVIDLAAPAVPATPLVDLTSATPVVDLTPPRQPYEHADDRAAAIGETNERWEIADEQPHDPSQAPGTRRRRAVVVAAAGSVVAVALAFGATRFADDDPTQAAPARQQPVVQLEPAGSADPLDRLDVIVPTDEPANDRPDTDKDRRKERGDRKDDRRRNDEGDRNGTDGGGRGGAGNTADDGGTGSTTDGGGGTSGGGGSSGGGGDGGDGGSTTPGGDDGGTAPGDGGGAPDGGGSPGDGTDPPPTG; encoded by the coding sequence ATGGTGACCCAGCAGCACACGATCGGCGGCCGCTACGAACTCGGCGCGCTGATCGCTCGTGGTGCGGGCGTGGATGTCTACGAGGCCCGCGACCTCCAGCTCGACCGCGATGTCGCCGTGCGGGTGCTCCATGCGGACGTCGCCGCCGACCCTACCCAGCAACAGCGGCTGCGGGCCGGCACGCGCCGGGCCGCTCGACTGCTCCACCCGAACGTCGTCACGACCTTCGACGGCGGTATCGCGGACGGGCAGACCTTCTTGATCACCGAACGCGTCCGCGGATCGAGCCTGGCCGAACTGCTCCACGGGTCACCGATGCCGCGCGACGAGCTGCTCCGGCTCGGACTCGATGTCCTCGCGGGGCTCGAAGCGGGTCACGACGGGGGCATCGTCCACGGGGATCTGGGACCCCACAGCGTGATGCGATCCACGGACGACGCGCGCTGGAAGATCTCGGGATTCGAGAGCGCCGGTGTTCCCGACTCGATGTCGACTCCGGCGGCGGGCACCTCCTTCCGGGCTCCGGAGCTCGAGGTGACCGGACCCACGAGACGGAGCGATCTGTACTCGGTCGGTGCGATCCTGTTCACCGCGGCGATCGGGCGCGGCGGAGGCGAACGGTCCGAAGGGGAGACAGCGAGCATCCGGCAGCTGCGTCCCGACATCGACCCTCACCTGGCCGACGTGATCGAACGGGCGATGGCGCCCGAACCCGAGGCGCGATTCGATACCGCGGGTCTCATGAGCGACGCCCTGCGCGCGAGCAAGCGGGCCCTGGCCCGGTCGGCTCCCGTGATCGACCTCGCCGCACCGGCGGTGCCCGCCACGCCGTTGGTCGATCTGACGTCGGCGACCCCGGTCGTGGACCTGACCCCACCGCGCCAGCCATACGAACACGCGGACGATCGCGCGGCGGCGATCGGCGAGACGAACGAGAGATGGGAGATCGCCGACGAGCAACCGCACGATCCGTCGCAGGCTCCGGGGACACGCCGACGTCGAGCGGTCGTCGTCGCCGCTGCAGGCTCGGTCGTCGCGGTCGCCCTCGCGTTCGGCGCCACCCGATTCGCCGACGACGACCCAACACAGGCCGCACCCGCGCGACAGCAGCCGGTCGTCCAGCTCGAACCTGCCGGTTCGGCCGACCCACTCGACCGGCTCGACGTGATCGTTCCCACGGACGAGCCGGCGAACGACCGGCCCGACACCGACAAGGATCGGCGGAAGGAACGGGGCGACCGCAAGGACGACCGGCGCCGCAACGATGAGGGCGATCGGAACGGAACCGACGGCGGCGGCCGGGGTGGGGCGGGGAACACCGCCGACGACGGCGGGACGGGCAGCACGACGGACGGGGGAGGCGGCACCTCCGGCGGAGGCGGCTCGTCCGGTGGCGGTGGCGACGGTGGCGATGGCGGCTCGACGACGCCCGGCGGCGATGATGGTGGCACGGCCCCCGGGGACGGCGGCGGTGCCCCCGACGGTGGCGGAAGCCCCGGGGACGGAACCGATCCGCCGCCGACCGGCTAG
- a CDS encoding acyl-CoA dehydrogenase family protein yields the protein MSDDDRRIQDAARGFVDEELIPHEVEAELNAGELPAEVKQRHDRLVKELGFYAMNMPTELGGGGFTMFQQALVSEQIGRVTNALGWVVHTPPGWAPGVVSDHQLDTWIKPSIVGDRHECYAITEEGAGSDVDALAATARRDGEEYVLNGVKMHVTSFNHADYCFFQAKLTDGPHAGEHVLFFVDLDTPGIRVVRNPAYSHTYADHHPLVAFEEVRVPAANLVGSEGDGMSFTHAWFRYERLMIAARCCGAADRLITEASAFAQEREQFGQPIAQFQALQFMLADSLTELWAARLMTYRTAQAIDEGVDVKVQHAYCSMAKLYASEMAGRVADRAVQIFGGRGYMRENVAERFYREVRVDRIWEGTSEIQRSIIAAQLFKRGVDPLVG from the coding sequence ATGAGCGACGACGACAGGCGGATCCAGGACGCGGCCCGCGGGTTCGTCGACGAAGAGCTGATCCCGCACGAGGTCGAGGCGGAGCTGAACGCCGGCGAGCTTCCCGCAGAGGTGAAGCAGCGACACGACCGCCTCGTGAAGGAACTCGGCTTCTACGCGATGAACATGCCCACCGAGCTCGGTGGCGGCGGATTCACGATGTTCCAGCAGGCGCTGGTGTCCGAGCAGATCGGCCGTGTGACCAATGCGCTCGGGTGGGTCGTGCACACGCCGCCGGGGTGGGCGCCGGGAGTCGTCTCCGACCATCAGCTCGACACGTGGATCAAGCCCTCGATCGTGGGGGACCGGCACGAGTGCTACGCGATCACCGAGGAAGGAGCGGGCTCGGACGTCGACGCGCTCGCCGCGACGGCGCGCCGCGATGGCGAGGAGTACGTGCTGAACGGCGTCAAGATGCACGTGACGAGCTTCAACCATGCCGACTACTGCTTCTTCCAGGCGAAGCTGACGGACGGACCGCACGCGGGCGAGCACGTCCTGTTCTTCGTCGACCTCGATACGCCGGGCATCCGGGTCGTCCGCAACCCCGCCTACTCCCACACGTACGCGGATCACCATCCGCTCGTTGCGTTCGAAGAGGTCCGGGTCCCTGCCGCGAACCTCGTCGGCTCCGAGGGAGACGGGATGTCGTTCACCCACGCATGGTTCCGCTACGAGCGGTTGATGATCGCCGCCCGCTGCTGCGGCGCGGCGGATCGACTCATCACCGAGGCGAGCGCATTCGCACAGGAGCGTGAGCAGTTCGGACAGCCGATCGCACAGTTCCAGGCTCTGCAGTTCATGCTCGCCGACTCCCTCACCGAGCTCTGGGCCGCCCGCCTCATGACCTACCGGACCGCGCAGGCGATCGACGAGGGCGTCGACGTGAAGGTGCAACACGCGTACTGCTCGATGGCGAAGCTCTACGCGAGCGAGATGGCGGGCCGTGTGGCCGACCGCGCGGTACAGATCTTCGGCGGGCGCGGATACATGCGGGAGAACGTCGCGGAGCGGTTCTACCGGGAGGTTCGCGTCGACCGCATCTGGGAGGGAACCTCGGAGATCCAGCGCTCGATCATCGCCGCGCAGCTCTTCAAGCGCGGCGTCGACCCCTTGGTCGGCTAG
- a CDS encoding phosphodiester glycosidase family protein, with protein sequence MLLACVTASVGASLALAGEVGSSRSDGPVPARAEAIAPGVSLLKYRVSGPNRVRVLRIDPTRASVDVGLAGSVWPAYATTSEIARAHRAVGAINGDFAIDGHPFHPYAEDGAVATTGRKTGFGFNVRLDGTDPGAGKFPFRMSATDEAAGASRSVERLNDGPPPAGALGGYTRTGGSVERPPTNTCAARLVPAAAPAWEPGGNGVVRSYSVDARRCAKDRLKPGTAKQVVLAAPSSSGGSAGWVRALAVGGEVTLSWRVPDRPYVTDQQGGSPLLLDDGDIVAPATCGSYFCGKNPRSGVGYAPDGTVFFVTVDGRQTGSVGMTLPRFAEVFLDLGATWAVNMDGGASTTMVVKDGAGYDVVNSPATSNGAQRLIVSAYLVHAGTDGGEPPSLANGLAARTLSSPPADPIEAASHAAIAAAERSALGDPGSTGGLLEARLRG encoded by the coding sequence GTGCTGCTCGCGTGTGTAACGGCTTCGGTCGGAGCGTCCCTCGCGCTCGCGGGCGAGGTTGGGTCCAGCCGATCCGACGGGCCCGTCCCTGCGCGTGCCGAAGCGATCGCGCCGGGCGTCTCCCTGCTGAAGTACAGGGTCAGCGGTCCCAACCGGGTTCGGGTCCTTCGGATCGACCCGACGCGCGCATCCGTCGACGTTGGACTCGCGGGCAGCGTGTGGCCCGCGTATGCGACCACCTCCGAGATCGCCCGCGCCCATCGCGCCGTCGGTGCGATCAACGGCGACTTCGCCATCGACGGGCATCCCTTCCATCCCTACGCGGAAGACGGCGCGGTCGCGACGACCGGTCGCAAGACGGGGTTCGGCTTCAACGTGCGGCTGGACGGCACCGACCCGGGCGCCGGCAAGTTCCCGTTCCGGATGTCCGCGACCGACGAGGCGGCCGGGGCCTCGCGGTCGGTGGAACGCTTGAATGACGGTCCGCCGCCGGCCGGGGCGCTCGGAGGATACACACGGACGGGCGGCAGCGTGGAACGACCGCCGACGAACACGTGCGCGGCGCGGCTCGTACCCGCGGCCGCCCCGGCGTGGGAACCGGGAGGCAACGGGGTGGTCCGCTCCTATTCGGTCGACGCGCGACGCTGCGCGAAGGACCGTCTCAAGCCGGGTACCGCGAAGCAGGTCGTCCTCGCCGCCCCGTCCTCGAGCGGGGGCTCGGCCGGCTGGGTCCGTGCCCTGGCGGTCGGCGGCGAGGTGACACTCTCCTGGCGCGTCCCGGATCGACCGTACGTGACCGACCAACAGGGCGGATCCCCCTTGCTGCTCGATGACGGCGACATCGTGGCTCCTGCGACCTGCGGTTCGTACTTCTGCGGCAAGAACCCGCGCTCGGGGGTCGGGTACGCGCCCGACGGCACGGTGTTCTTCGTGACCGTCGACGGACGGCAGACGGGCTCGGTCGGCATGACCCTTCCGCGGTTCGCGGAGGTGTTCCTCGATCTCGGCGCGACCTGGGCGGTCAACATGGACGGCGGCGCATCGACCACGATGGTCGTCAAGGACGGCGCCGGCTACGACGTCGTGAACTCGCCTGCGACCTCGAACGGCGCCCAGCGGCTGATCGTCAGCGCCTATCTCGTGCACGCCGGCACCGACGGCGGCGAACCCCCGTCACTCGCGAACGGGCTCGCGGCACGGACCCTGTCCTCGCCGCCGGCCGACCCGATCGAAGCCGCATCCCACGCGGCGATCGCGGCCGCCGAGCGCTCCGCGCTGGGCGATCCGGGTTCGACCGGCGGCCTGCTGGAGGCCCGCCTGCGGGGCTGA
- a CDS encoding substrate-binding domain-containing protein — MFGHPKERPTADQLSRREFLRRAAAAGIALPSAAAILAACGSSDEGGGGPGGGDGEGTEPFPLARKDNPVSLPLYDDNPAIADGMQPESGPLKIFGYNDYIWKKVRNRFEDQTGAAVEYTVFDTPEEMVSKLRSGASDFDLIVTVTLDNVSKLAYSKLVQPLNHTYLGNVTSNVWQTLQDPFYDQGLRYTVPYVIYSTGIGWRNDLVDVDIAAMDNPYEVLWDTKYAGKTHVQNNSRDLIALALLRNGIDDVNTANTSDLDAAKADLLEGVESMNWKFDHTDYTELPEGSAWLHQSWSGNMAYAQYYMPKDVSIDTISYVWPPDAPSGTAGVAQNDVFMIPTGAQNPVLAHTMIDMLSDTEIAIENYSYEGFQPTIDGVTPERILADGLVPENLESILLTEDAAINGLQTLELEPQVDQLYQQIYQEVSGGA; from the coding sequence ATGTTCGGCCACCCGAAGGAACGACCGACCGCAGACCAACTCAGCCGACGGGAGTTCCTCCGGCGCGCAGCCGCCGCGGGCATCGCCCTGCCGAGCGCCGCCGCGATCCTCGCCGCGTGCGGCAGCTCGGACGAGGGAGGCGGAGGCCCGGGCGGCGGGGACGGCGAGGGCACGGAGCCGTTCCCCCTGGCACGGAAGGACAACCCTGTCTCGCTCCCGCTCTACGACGACAACCCGGCGATCGCGGACGGCATGCAGCCCGAGTCCGGACCGCTGAAGATCTTCGGCTACAACGACTACATCTGGAAGAAGGTCCGCAACCGGTTCGAGGACCAGACCGGAGCCGCGGTCGAGTACACCGTGTTCGACACCCCCGAGGAGATGGTCTCCAAACTGCGCAGCGGCGCCTCGGACTTCGATCTGATCGTGACCGTGACGCTCGACAACGTCAGCAAGCTCGCCTACAGCAAGCTGGTCCAGCCGCTGAACCACACCTACCTGGGGAACGTCACCTCGAACGTGTGGCAGACGCTGCAGGATCCCTTCTACGACCAAGGGCTGCGCTACACCGTTCCGTACGTGATCTACTCCACGGGCATCGGATGGCGCAACGATCTCGTCGACGTCGACATCGCCGCGATGGACAACCCCTACGAGGTCCTGTGGGATACGAAGTACGCGGGGAAGACCCACGTGCAGAACAACAGCCGTGACCTCATCGCCCTCGCCCTGCTGAGGAACGGCATCGACGACGTGAACACGGCGAACACCTCCGACCTGGACGCCGCCAAGGCCGACCTGCTCGAAGGCGTGGAGTCGATGAACTGGAAGTTCGACCACACCGACTACACGGAGCTGCCCGAGGGCAGCGCGTGGCTGCACCAGTCCTGGTCGGGCAACATGGCCTATGCGCAGTACTACATGCCGAAGGACGTCTCGATCGACACGATCTCCTACGTCTGGCCGCCGGATGCTCCGTCGGGAACGGCCGGGGTCGCGCAGAACGACGTGTTCATGATCCCGACGGGAGCGCAGAACCCGGTGCTGGCGCACACCATGATCGACATGCTCTCGGACACCGAGATCGCGATCGAGAACTACAGTTACGAGGGGTTCCAGCCGACGATCGACGGCGTTACCCCCGAGCGGATCCTCGCCGACGGCCTCGTGCCCGAGAACCTCGAGTCGATCCTGCTCACCGAGGACGCCGCGATCAACGGCCTCCAGACCCTCGAGCTCGAACCGCAGGTCGATCAGCTCTACCAGCAGATCTACCAGGAGGTCTCGGGCGGCGCGTAG
- a CDS encoding ABC transporter permease, whose product MARADDSGVWYPRWFWPAFAAPAVIWVSAFFVVPFYVIVSVAFGGLDPIFLSPLPEYNPVQWDTAAFSDVVGQLFTAGSVTQTAFIRTFVYVAAATVLCLLIGYPVAYFIARHAGRFKAWFLVALLAPFWISYMMRMLAWTNLLQNDGYVNRILEALGVLSEPRAWLEGKPSTVILGLVYGYIPYMILPLYAALDRIDSSALEAARDLGAGQTSTFLRVTVPQSIPAIVAGVVIVTLPMSGDYYTQDLLSASRNTAMLGNVIDGSIQSSLVQTGASLVLILLVVLLVPMLSYLRSTSRASAASL is encoded by the coding sequence GTGGCACGCGCCGACGACTCGGGAGTCTGGTACCCGCGCTGGTTCTGGCCCGCGTTCGCCGCGCCCGCGGTGATCTGGGTGTCCGCGTTCTTCGTCGTGCCGTTCTACGTGATCGTGTCGGTCGCGTTCGGCGGCCTCGATCCGATCTTCCTGTCGCCCCTGCCCGAGTACAACCCCGTGCAGTGGGACACCGCGGCGTTCTCCGACGTCGTCGGTCAGCTGTTCACCGCGGGAAGCGTCACGCAGACGGCGTTCATCCGAACGTTCGTGTACGTGGCGGCGGCGACCGTCCTCTGCCTGCTGATCGGATATCCCGTCGCGTACTTCATCGCGCGACACGCGGGCCGGTTCAAGGCGTGGTTCCTCGTTGCCCTGCTCGCACCGTTCTGGATCAGCTACATGATGCGGATGCTCGCCTGGACGAACCTGCTGCAGAACGACGGCTACGTGAACCGCATCCTCGAGGCTCTCGGCGTGCTCAGCGAACCGCGGGCCTGGCTCGAGGGTAAACCGTCGACGGTGATCCTCGGGCTCGTCTACGGCTACATCCCGTACATGATCCTGCCCCTGTACGCGGCCCTGGATCGGATCGACTCCTCGGCGCTCGAGGCCGCGCGCGATCTGGGAGCGGGACAGACCTCGACGTTCCTGCGCGTCACCGTTCCGCAGTCGATCCCCGCGATCGTCGCGGGTGTGGTGATCGTGACGCTGCCGATGTCGGGTGACTACTACACCCAGGACCTGCTCTCCGCCTCGCGGAACACGGCGATGCTCGGCAACGTGATCGACGGATCGATCCAGAGCTCTCTCGTGCAGACCGGCGCCTCGCTCGTGTTGATCCTGCTCGTCGTGTTGCTCGTCCCGATGCTCTCCTACCTGCGGAGCACCTCCCGCGCATCGGCGGCGTCGCTGTGA
- a CDS encoding ABC transporter permease, whose product MSAVEGTVIPRPNRPAGRGPIARLWGWAKNPWARARFLWVVALGYVAWTLLPVAIAVIFSFNDGRSLSAWQGFSTRWYVGDVNSVWQNTELRSALAHTFLLSGLVMAISVPIGTAFAIALSRWRGRPAKAANFFVLFAFVTPELALAIALFLFFTNLFDAVGLGTGAQVLGLSVFELAYPVIIVRARLLSLGRQYEEAAMDLGASAVRALVRVTLPLLAPAILASFAIVFASTVDNFIITRQLSIDASTQTIAIKIYSSARTGPLPSLNALASITLVSSTIAIALAAGFYRRLSRGSRDSRPVVLPPGV is encoded by the coding sequence GTGAGCGCGGTGGAGGGAACCGTCATCCCACGCCCGAACCGGCCTGCCGGCCGAGGGCCGATCGCCCGGCTGTGGGGCTGGGCGAAGAACCCGTGGGCCCGGGCCCGGTTCCTGTGGGTGGTCGCCCTCGGCTACGTGGCGTGGACGCTCCTGCCCGTCGCGATCGCCGTGATCTTCTCGTTCAACGATGGGCGATCCCTGAGCGCCTGGCAGGGATTCTCGACGCGCTGGTACGTGGGGGACGTGAACTCGGTGTGGCAGAACACCGAGCTCCGCTCCGCGCTCGCGCACACGTTCCTGCTGTCGGGACTCGTGATGGCGATCTCGGTCCCGATCGGCACGGCCTTCGCGATCGCCCTCAGCCGCTGGCGCGGCCGTCCGGCGAAGGCCGCGAACTTCTTCGTGCTGTTCGCCTTCGTGACGCCGGAGCTCGCCCTGGCGATCGCGCTGTTCCTGTTCTTCACGAACCTGTTCGACGCGGTCGGCCTCGGGACGGGGGCGCAGGTGCTGGGACTGTCGGTCTTCGAGCTGGCTTATCCCGTCATCATCGTGCGGGCGAGGCTACTCTCGCTCGGCCGTCAGTACGAGGAGGCGGCGATGGACCTGGGAGCATCCGCCGTACGCGCGCTCGTCCGCGTGACGCTGCCCCTCCTCGCGCCGGCGATCCTCGCGAGCTTCGCGATCGTGTTCGCTTCGACCGTCGACAACTTCATCATCACGCGGCAGCTCTCGATCGACGCGTCGACCCAGACGATCGCGATCAAGATCTACTCGTCGGCGCGGACCGGACCGCTCCCGTCGTTGAACGCGCTCGCGAGCATCACCCTCGTTTCGTCGACGATCGCGATCGCGCTGGCGGCCGGCTTCTACCGCCGGCTGTCCCGGGGCTCTCGGGACTCGCGACCCGTGGTGCTGCCTCCCGGCGTGTAG
- a CDS encoding PLP-dependent cysteine synthase family protein, whose product MSIDWGAARTPAGSLLEALGRTPLVRLERIAPEGPELLAKIEWYGPTGSVKDRIYGAMLEAAERRGDLRPGMTVIECTTGNAGIACAAVSAIKGYGCTIVMPEGMSRERKLMIEAYGAQLVLTPGAGTDIELAFERMREIVDADPDRYYFPGEFSNPDNPAAQSISGEEILDQTGGRVDAVVAAQGTGGWISGVARVLKQRLSDVRVYAVEPAECPLLTEERWGVHGVPGISDGIVPANLDLDLLDGIVTIPTATALETARRLARTEGMLCGPSSGINVAAALRVAQAHPDLGRIVTAICDTGQRYLSGELFGETPRVDIPQRRRAIDPAIAEHLRARRADLEQL is encoded by the coding sequence GTGAGCATCGACTGGGGCGCCGCGCGAACCCCCGCCGGATCGTTGCTGGAAGCGCTCGGCCGAACCCCACTCGTGCGGCTGGAGCGGATCGCCCCCGAGGGACCCGAGCTGCTCGCGAAGATCGAATGGTACGGACCGACGGGATCGGTGAAGGACCGGATCTACGGCGCGATGCTCGAGGCCGCCGAACGGCGCGGGGACCTGCGTCCCGGGATGACGGTGATCGAGTGCACGACCGGCAACGCGGGGATCGCGTGCGCGGCGGTCTCGGCGATCAAGGGCTACGGGTGCACGATCGTGATGCCCGAGGGCATGAGCCGGGAGCGTAAGTTGATGATCGAGGCGTACGGAGCGCAGCTCGTCCTGACGCCGGGGGCGGGGACCGACATCGAGCTCGCGTTCGAGCGGATGCGTGAGATCGTCGACGCCGACCCCGATCGCTACTATTTCCCGGGCGAGTTCTCCAACCCCGACAACCCCGCGGCGCAGAGCATCTCGGGCGAGGAGATCCTCGACCAGACCGGTGGACGCGTCGACGCCGTCGTCGCCGCGCAGGGGACGGGAGGATGGATCAGCGGCGTCGCGCGCGTGCTGAAGCAGCGCCTCTCGGACGTCCGCGTGTACGCCGTGGAGCCCGCCGAGTGCCCGTTGCTGACCGAGGAGCGTTGGGGGGTCCACGGCGTACCGGGGATTTCCGACGGCATCGTCCCGGCCAACCTCGACCTCGACCTGCTCGACGGCATCGTCACGATCCCGACCGCGACCGCGCTCGAGACCGCCCGCCGGCTCGCGCGCACCGAGGGCATGTTGTGCGGGCCGTCGTCGGGGATCAACGTCGCCGCCGCACTCCGCGTCGCGCAGGCCCACCCCGACCTCGGACGCATCGTGACCGCGATCTGCGACACGGGACAGCGGTACCTGTCGGGAGAGCTGTTCGGGGAGACACCGCGGGTCGACATCCCACAGCGGCGCCGAGCGATCGATCCCGCGATCGCCGAGCACCTGCGCGCCCGGCGCGCCGATCTCGAGCAGCTCTGA